The DNA sequence GCGCTCGCAGCGCACAGGACGGCCCCCAGGGCCATCGCAACGTAGCGGTGATTCCTTTCCATGGCACATACCTCCTCTTTGCACAGGGCGCGGGAGGAATTTCCCAGGCCCTGGAGACGTGATTCCCGGCACCCGCCGGGGCACTGCCACGTATCGGCCTGTGGGCGGGTGACTTTAGAAGGTCTCGCGGCACGGGGTACGTCTGCCCCAGCGGGCGGAGCCGGGAAAAGGGGTGCTCGTCCGGCTCGCGTGGGTTGAGCCGCCGGGGGCGAACCCCGGGGGCCGGGAGCGCGGGGGAGCACGCTGTGCGCCCCTGCGGGTGACACGGCCGCATCGACGAACGCTCACGGGCTGCGCGAACCCTTACGGATCGGAACAGAACCGGAAGAGGCCGGCCCTCACCCCATGAGGCCCGCCAGCCAGTACAGGAGCATTCCCGCCACGACGGTCCCTCCCAGAGAACGGGTCTTCCACGCCACCGCGAGAGTCGGCAGCGCCACCCACAGCTCCCGGCGGGCCAGATCCAGGGCCCGGGGCTCGGGGGAGGCGAGCAGCG is a window from the Thermodesulfobacteriota bacterium genome containing:
- a CDS encoding AzlD domain-containing protein; its protein translation is MLASPEPRALDLARRELWVALPTLAVAWKTRSLGGTVVAGMLLYWLAGLMG